In Agromyces sp. 3263, a single genomic region encodes these proteins:
- a CDS encoding GNAT family N-acetyltransferase produces MPAAALTAPVTLDVAGVPFALRRARRDDLPALIGLLAADALRANDDSTSPERRGAYEAAFDAIDGDPAQALVTVEDAAGEVVGTMQLTLIPGLARGGATRMQVEAVRVADSVRGQGLGSAMMRWAIEDARARGAALVQLTSDARREDAHRFYDRLGFAASHVGFKLFL; encoded by the coding sequence ATGCCAGCTGCCGCCCTCACCGCTCCCGTCACGCTCGACGTGGCCGGGGTGCCCTTCGCGCTCCGCCGAGCCCGCCGCGACGACCTCCCAGCCCTGATCGGGCTCCTCGCGGCCGACGCGCTGCGGGCGAACGACGACAGCACCTCGCCCGAGCGGCGGGGCGCCTACGAGGCCGCGTTCGATGCGATCGACGGCGATCCGGCGCAGGCGCTCGTCACCGTCGAGGATGCCGCGGGCGAGGTCGTCGGCACGATGCAGCTCACGCTCATCCCGGGGCTCGCGCGCGGCGGTGCGACCAGGATGCAGGTCGAGGCGGTGCGGGTCGCGGATTCCGTGCGTGGCCAAGGGCTGGGAAGCGCCATGATGCGGTGGGCGATCGAGGACGCCCGCGCGCGGGGCGCCGCGCTCGTGCAGCTCACCTCGGATGCACGGCGCGAGGACGCGCACCGGTTCTACGACCGGCTCGGCTTCGCGGCCTCGCACGTGGGCTTCAAGCTCTTCCTCTGA
- a CDS encoding CPBP family intramembrane glutamic endopeptidase has protein sequence MTDDRRDSGTDLHPDGDLAPAPIGAPPGAETDDVPSRVDWAAVAVFAVTACGLAWLVALPLWLRAQGMADPLLPLIAAAMMFTPAVGTVAALLVERRRRGRRGARGILRELGMWPLRPVGRTLGVTVATIFAMPVLVAAGLVVVGVLGFAQFDLVGFSGFAEQLAATLPADSPMPPIGLMVAMQLAMIPLGAVLNAPLAFGEEVGWRGWLLPALRPLGVWPALLLSGAFWGFWHTPLILLGYNYGLTDAWGVLLMTFAGMLFGVLLGWSRLRTGSVWPAVFGHGAFNASAGLAALFVAAGSPIPPAWLAGPVGLIACGVFAVVIAVLVLAGQFRADRVGARLG, from the coding sequence GTGACCGATGACCGCCGTGACTCCGGGACCGATCTCCACCCCGACGGCGACCTCGCGCCGGCCCCGATCGGGGCGCCGCCGGGCGCGGAGACGGACGACGTGCCCTCGCGCGTGGACTGGGCCGCGGTCGCCGTCTTCGCGGTCACCGCGTGTGGGCTGGCCTGGCTCGTCGCGCTGCCGCTCTGGCTCCGTGCCCAGGGCATGGCCGACCCGCTGCTGCCCCTGATCGCGGCGGCCATGATGTTCACGCCCGCGGTGGGCACCGTCGCGGCGCTGCTCGTCGAACGCCGCCGTCGCGGCAGGCGGGGCGCCCGCGGCATCCTGCGCGAGCTCGGCATGTGGCCCCTGCGGCCGGTGGGCCGCACCCTCGGCGTGACCGTGGCGACGATCTTCGCGATGCCCGTGCTGGTCGCGGCGGGACTCGTGGTGGTGGGCGTGCTGGGGTTCGCGCAGTTCGACCTGGTCGGGTTCTCGGGGTTCGCCGAGCAACTCGCGGCGACCCTGCCGGCCGATTCGCCGATGCCCCCGATCGGGCTGATGGTCGCGATGCAGCTGGCGATGATCCCGCTGGGCGCCGTGCTCAACGCGCCGCTCGCGTTCGGCGAGGAGGTGGGGTGGCGCGGCTGGTTGCTGCCCGCGCTCCGGCCGCTCGGCGTGTGGCCTGCGCTGCTGCTGTCGGGTGCGTTCTGGGGCTTCTGGCACACGCCGCTCATCCTGCTCGGCTACAACTACGGCCTGACCGACGCGTGGGGCGTGCTGCTCATGACGTTCGCCGGCATGCTGTTCGGCGTGCTCCTCGGGTGGAGCCGCCTGCGCACCGGATCGGTGTGGCCCGCGGTGTTCGGGCATGGCGCGTTCAACGCGTCCGCGGGCCTCGCCGCCCTGTTCGTCGCCGCCGGCTCCCCGATCCCGCCGGCGTGGCTGGCTGGCCCGGTCGGGCTCATCGCGTGCGGCGTCTTCGCCGTCGTGATCGCCGTGCTCGTGCTGGCCGGCCAGTTCCGGGCGGATCGGGTGGGCGCCCGGCTGGGCTGA
- a CDS encoding aldo/keto reductase, with product MEFNPVGTTGITVSDLCVGTSPLGGMPQTYGYGVDEDRAIATVEAVFETPINFLDTSNEYGKGESERRIGVAIERAGGLPDGFVLATKADPDGRDFSAARVRRSFEESCERLGVERVDLFHLHDPERFAFEEITAPGGALEGMRQLKEEGLVTAIGVAGGDLEAMEQYVDLGVFDVLLNHNRFTLLDQSASPLITKVVELGMTYLNAAPYASGLLAKPLDQKPRYQYREPDPEVMARTERLRALCDSYGVDLAAVALQFSTRDARITSTLVGVSHPDRVRELVANREAVIPDELWAEVAELTAGG from the coding sequence ATGGAGTTCAACCCCGTCGGCACGACCGGCATCACCGTGTCCGATCTCTGCGTCGGCACGAGTCCCCTCGGCGGCATGCCGCAGACGTACGGCTACGGGGTCGACGAGGACCGGGCCATCGCCACGGTCGAGGCCGTCTTCGAGACCCCGATCAACTTCCTCGACACGTCGAACGAGTACGGCAAGGGGGAGAGCGAGCGGCGCATCGGCGTCGCGATCGAGCGGGCCGGCGGACTTCCCGACGGGTTCGTGCTGGCCACCAAGGCGGACCCCGACGGCCGGGACTTCTCGGCCGCGCGCGTGCGCCGGTCGTTCGAGGAGAGCTGCGAGCGGCTCGGCGTGGAGCGGGTCGACCTGTTCCACCTGCACGACCCCGAGCGGTTCGCGTTCGAGGAGATCACGGCCCCGGGTGGGGCGCTCGAGGGCATGCGACAGCTCAAGGAGGAGGGGCTGGTCACCGCGATCGGCGTTGCCGGCGGTGACCTCGAGGCGATGGAACAGTACGTCGACCTGGGCGTGTTCGACGTGCTGCTCAACCACAACCGGTTCACGCTGCTCGACCAGTCGGCGAGCCCCCTCATCACCAAGGTGGTCGAGCTGGGCATGACCTACCTCAACGCCGCCCCCTATGCCAGCGGCCTGCTCGCCAAGCCGCTCGACCAGAAGCCGCGGTACCAGTACCGCGAGCCCGACCCCGAGGTCATGGCACGCACCGAGCGGCTCCGGGCGCTCTGCGACTCGTACGGGGTCGACCTGGCCGCCGTCGCCCTGCAGTTCTCGACACGCGACGCGCGAATCACGTCGACCCTCGTCGGGGTCTCGCATCCCGACCGGGTGCGCGAGCTCGTCGCGAATCGCGAGGCCGTGATTCCCGACGAGCTGTGGGCCGAGGTCGCGGAGCTGACCGCGGGCGGCTGA
- a CDS encoding carboxylesterase family protein: MSEQALNAHPIDDGADGMRPGEHSWPGDLTTVDTRFGVFAAVDDGEVTRIRNIRYAVAERFAPPVPVEPDPREASARQYQRLGCPQPPASSDGLFGGTMRGVEFDEDCLRLSITRPADWAGEALPVMVWVHGGSYVSGAGDVGGYDPAALVREQRVVVVTITYRLGVLGFLGGGDPGARPANLGLLDLVEALRWVRFRIDAFGGDPGRVTVFGQSAGADAIAHLLVASGAEGLVNRAIVQSAPFGIRQRRRRLQERMRRAAGPLAPDAALDELFAAQDRAARAAAGFGLRSGMPFSPQYGHAPLPLEREVAAGWRRRAPELEVLVTSTTEEAAFFLELAPKLKSLTSRRVIGPPTRFALVRLVTSAVYTRGARRFARLLARGGGRVQVARFDGRPEGSRIGSAHAIELALLFPNAVAWAPARLLAPHGAESLVEAGAPLRAAWGEFARTGRIVERHVRLGRGWRGGLRVR; the protein is encoded by the coding sequence ATGAGCGAGCAGGCCCTGAACGCGCATCCCATCGATGACGGCGCCGACGGCATGCGCCCGGGCGAGCACTCCTGGCCCGGCGACCTCACCACCGTCGACACTCGCTTCGGCGTCTTCGCGGCCGTCGACGACGGCGAGGTCACCCGCATCCGCAACATCCGCTACGCCGTCGCCGAGCGCTTCGCGCCGCCGGTGCCGGTCGAGCCCGACCCGCGCGAGGCATCCGCCCGCCAGTACCAGCGGCTCGGATGCCCGCAGCCGCCCGCCTCGAGCGACGGCCTCTTCGGCGGCACGATGCGCGGCGTCGAGTTCGACGAGGACTGCCTGCGGCTCTCGATCACGCGCCCCGCCGACTGGGCCGGCGAGGCGCTGCCGGTCATGGTGTGGGTGCACGGCGGCTCCTACGTGTCGGGTGCGGGCGACGTCGGCGGCTACGATCCCGCGGCGCTCGTGCGCGAGCAGCGCGTCGTCGTGGTCACGATCACCTACCGGCTCGGCGTGCTGGGCTTCCTCGGCGGCGGCGACCCGGGCGCGCGGCCGGCCAACCTCGGGCTGCTCGACCTCGTCGAGGCCCTGCGCTGGGTCCGTTTCCGCATCGACGCGTTCGGCGGCGACCCCGGGCGGGTGACGGTCTTCGGCCAGTCGGCGGGCGCGGATGCGATCGCGCACCTGCTCGTGGCATCCGGGGCCGAGGGGCTCGTGAACCGGGCGATCGTGCAGAGCGCGCCGTTCGGCATCCGGCAACGACGGCGTCGCCTGCAGGAGCGCATGCGGCGGGCGGCGGGTCCGCTGGCTCCCGATGCCGCGCTCGACGAGCTGTTCGCCGCGCAGGACCGGGCGGCGCGCGCGGCGGCGGGGTTCGGACTGCGCTCGGGCATGCCGTTCAGCCCCCAGTACGGGCACGCCCCGCTGCCGCTGGAGCGCGAGGTGGCCGCCGGCTGGCGGCGGCGAGCGCCCGAGCTCGAGGTGCTCGTGACCTCGACCACCGAGGAGGCCGCCTTCTTCCTCGAGCTCGCGCCGAAGCTGAAGTCGCTCACGTCGAGGCGGGTGATCGGGCCGCCGACCCGGTTCGCGCTCGTGCGCCTCGTGACGAGCGCCGTGTACACGCGGGGTGCCCGGCGCTTCGCGCGGTTGCTCGCCCGCGGTGGCGGCCGGGTGCAGGTCGCCCGATTCGACGGGCGGCCCGAGGGCAGTCGCATCGGCTCGGCTCACGCCATCGAGCTCGCGCTGCTGTTCCCCAATGCGGTCGCGTGGGCGCCGGCGAGGCTGCTCGCGCCGCACGGCGCCGAGTCGCTCGTCGAGGCGGGCGCACCGCTGCGTGCCGCGTGGGGCGAGTTCGCTCGCACGGGGCGCATCGTCGAGCGGCACGTGCGACTCGGTCGAGGCTGGCGCGGCGGACTGCGGGTGCGCTGA
- a CDS encoding CHY zinc finger protein — MDGVTQPERHDAGDARTPGRPHVLGPVVDDMTRCVHYRTEVDIVAIRFACCGEYYPCHRCHQETADHEATQWPIDERDREAVLCGACGTELTIDAYLGATECPNCHAPFNERCALHTHLYFETEPAEG; from the coding sequence ATGGATGGCGTGACCCAGCCCGAACGCCACGACGCCGGCGATGCCCGCACCCCCGGCCGACCGCACGTGCTCGGTCCGGTCGTCGACGACATGACCCGCTGCGTCCACTACCGCACCGAGGTCGACATCGTGGCGATCAGGTTCGCGTGCTGCGGCGAGTACTACCCCTGCCACCGCTGCCACCAGGAGACCGCCGACCACGAGGCGACGCAGTGGCCGATCGACGAGCGCGACCGCGAGGCGGTGCTCTGCGGCGCCTGCGGCACCGAGCTCACGATCGACGCCTACCTCGGCGCCACCGAGTGCCCGAACTGCCACGCGCCGTTCAACGAGCGCTGCGCGCTCCACACCCACCTGTACTTCGAGACGGAGCCGGCCGAAGGCTGA
- a CDS encoding NADPH-dependent FMN reductase, which produces MPAYQVGYFVGSLSSTSVNRILSKALIRVAPDDLAFTEIPIGNLPLYSQDYDDDYPPQALALKEAIAASDAVLFVTPEYNRSIPGALKNAIDWASRPWGQNSFDHIPAAVVGASVGSIGTALAQQSLRAVLSFCNARQMTAPEAYIQYSPETFGDDGEIRNAGTQEFLTGFMAEFREHIQRVLTVLPRQ; this is translated from the coding sequence ATGCCCGCATACCAGGTCGGCTATTTCGTCGGCAGCCTGTCGTCGACGTCCGTCAACCGGATCCTCTCGAAGGCGTTGATCCGGGTCGCACCCGACGACCTCGCCTTCACCGAGATCCCGATCGGGAACCTGCCGCTGTACAGCCAGGACTACGACGACGACTACCCGCCGCAGGCCCTGGCGCTCAAGGAGGCGATCGCGGCATCCGACGCCGTGCTCTTCGTGACGCCCGAGTACAACCGGTCGATCCCGGGCGCCCTGAAGAACGCGATCGACTGGGCGTCGCGACCGTGGGGCCAGAACTCGTTCGACCACATCCCGGCCGCGGTGGTCGGGGCATCGGTCGGGTCGATCGGCACGGCGCTCGCGCAGCAGAGCCTCCGTGCGGTGCTGAGCTTCTGCAACGCCCGGCAGATGACGGCGCCCGAGGCGTACATCCAGTACTCGCCCGAGACCTTCGGCGACGACGGCGAGATCCGCAACGCCGGTACGCAGGAGTTCCTGACGGGATTCATGGCGGAGTTCCGCGAGCACATCCAGCGCGTGCTGACCGTACTGCCGCGGCAATAG
- a CDS encoding helix-turn-helix domain-containing protein codes for MADDLPFLDLAGLSAASERLYVHVLMTGRVSVAAIAGQFELDEPIAFERLENLRQLGLVSRLEGEPPEYAAVDPRYALRAIIDRLSDQALRIREAIPMLVEYFDAATPGDAASHQTVVLTDPDTVAGWYARLQHQARREFLAFDRPPYVSASFDPFEASVLARGVDWRAVYTIESFDQGATWEEVERLAEQGEQSRITDDLPVKLAIVDDEIALVSLSLEPGRIDALITHAPPLVRALRELFEFHWARAMPLPEAKEQVASGASGSTMAEELGRRPSLEERSILTLMAVGMKDDAIARQLGMSPRTLRRRSQELLAELGAGNRFQAGVEAARRGWL; via the coding sequence GTGGCCGACGACCTGCCGTTCCTCGACCTCGCCGGGTTGAGTGCCGCGAGCGAGCGACTCTACGTGCACGTGCTCATGACCGGGCGAGTGAGCGTCGCCGCAATCGCAGGCCAGTTCGAGCTCGACGAACCGATCGCCTTCGAGCGCCTCGAGAACCTCCGGCAACTCGGACTGGTGTCACGTCTCGAGGGGGAACCCCCGGAGTACGCGGCCGTCGATCCGCGATATGCCCTGCGAGCGATCATCGATCGGCTCAGCGACCAGGCCCTTCGCATCCGCGAGGCTATCCCGATGCTCGTCGAGTACTTCGACGCGGCGACGCCCGGCGATGCCGCCTCGCACCAGACGGTCGTCCTGACCGATCCGGACACGGTCGCCGGCTGGTACGCGAGGCTGCAGCATCAGGCGCGGCGTGAGTTCCTCGCGTTCGACCGACCGCCCTACGTCTCCGCGTCATTCGACCCGTTCGAGGCATCGGTGCTCGCGCGCGGAGTCGACTGGCGCGCGGTCTACACGATCGAGAGCTTCGACCAGGGAGCGACGTGGGAGGAGGTCGAACGCCTGGCGGAGCAGGGCGAGCAGTCGCGCATCACCGACGACCTTCCGGTGAAGCTCGCGATCGTCGACGATGAGATCGCGCTCGTGTCGCTGAGCCTCGAGCCGGGCCGCATCGACGCACTCATCACGCACGCGCCGCCGCTCGTGCGCGCCCTCCGCGAGCTCTTCGAGTTCCACTGGGCTCGAGCGATGCCCTTGCCCGAGGCGAAGGAGCAGGTCGCGAGCGGGGCATCCGGCTCCACGATGGCCGAGGAGCTCGGGAGGCGACCTTCGCTCGAGGAACGGTCGATCCTCACGCTCATGGCCGTCGGGATGAAGGACGACGCGATCGCGAGGCAGCTCGGGATGTCGCCCCGCACGCTTCGTCGGCGCAGCCAGGAACTGCTCGCCGAACTCGGTGCGGGCAACCGGTTCCAAGCGGGCGTCGAAGCCGCGAGGCGGGGCTGGCTCTGA
- a CDS encoding MarR family transcriptional regulator, whose translation MGPTASDRDDDVDLIIDAWSRRLPGVDLTPLDVMSRLRRAANRLAHLRAEAFSAAGLAAWEFDVLAALRREEPPHELSPGQLIAATMIGSAAMTNRLDNLTRRGLVERRPNPNDARSVLVRLTDDGATHVDEAMRELAGREGEALRGLSRDEQATLAGLLRRLVRDAG comes from the coding sequence ATGGGCCCCACGGCGAGCGATCGCGACGACGACGTCGACCTGATCATCGACGCGTGGTCGCGCCGGCTTCCCGGGGTCGACTTGACCCCCCTCGACGTGATGTCGCGATTGCGGCGGGCGGCGAACCGGCTGGCGCACCTGCGCGCCGAGGCCTTCAGCGCGGCCGGGCTCGCGGCGTGGGAGTTCGACGTGCTCGCCGCGCTCCGGCGCGAGGAGCCGCCGCACGAACTCAGCCCCGGCCAGCTCATCGCCGCGACGATGATCGGCAGCGCGGCGATGACGAATCGCCTCGACAACCTCACCCGGCGTGGACTCGTCGAGCGCCGCCCGAACCCGAACGATGCCCGGAGCGTGCTCGTGCGCCTCACCGACGACGGTGCCACCCACGTCGACGAGGCCATGCGCGAGCTCGCCGGTCGCGAAGGCGAGGCGCTGCGCGGCCTGAGTCGTGACGAGCAGGCGACACTCGCCGGGCTGCTGCGCCGCCTCGTGCGCGACGCCGGTTGA
- a CDS encoding GNAT family N-acetyltransferase encodes MAIEVRPATAFDDVKTMVGPKRPDANVCWCLSYRLTSSKENLSLTGPARGERVRELCRLDPPPGVLAYDGDDVVGWAGVHPRADTSFARNRKIPHVDDLDVWTVWCIRVRPGHRGRGISHALLAGAVEFAGDHGAPAIEGYPLDNRGKKIDLTMAYAGTRALFERAGFTKAADTESVLNGFPRVLMRLDLR; translated from the coding sequence ATGGCGATCGAGGTGCGTCCGGCGACGGCGTTCGACGACGTGAAGACGATGGTGGGCCCGAAGCGGCCCGACGCCAACGTGTGCTGGTGCCTGAGCTATCGACTGACCTCATCCAAGGAGAACCTCTCCCTGACGGGGCCGGCGCGCGGCGAGCGCGTCCGCGAGCTCTGCCGGCTGGATCCGCCGCCCGGCGTGCTCGCCTACGACGGCGACGACGTCGTGGGGTGGGCGGGCGTGCACCCGCGCGCCGATACGAGCTTCGCGCGGAACCGCAAGATCCCGCACGTCGACGACCTCGACGTCTGGACGGTCTGGTGCATCCGCGTCCGTCCGGGTCACCGCGGCCGCGGCATCTCGCACGCGCTGCTGGCCGGCGCGGTGGAGTTCGCCGGCGACCACGGCGCCCCCGCCATCGAGGGCTACCCGCTCGACAATCGAGGGAAGAAGATCGACCTGACGATGGCCTACGCCGGCACGCGGGCGCTCTTCGAGCGGGCCGGGTTCACGAAGGCCGCCGACACCGAGTCGGTGCTGAACGGGTTCCCGCGCGTGCTCATGAGACTCGACCTGCGCTGA
- a CDS encoding MFS transporter has product MTSTVPEEAQRTGRMPAEERKVLAGTLVGTSIEWYDFFIYAQAAGLVLAPLFLAPVAETSPGLAQVLAFATIGISFLFRPLGAIVAGYLGDRLGRKKMLVFTLVLMGLSTALIGLLPTYAAIGIAAPILLILLRILQGFSAGGEWGGAALMAVEHAPTSRRGYFGAFPQIGVPVGMILATSTLFVITSLLTPEQFTTWGWRIPFLLSIVLIAVGYVIRRAVEESPIFQDLQRRKKESATPLRQLFRHNTKSVILTAVIFIGNNAAGYLLIAFFATYAVTVLGMDRPTVLLATTLASFGWLVFTLWGGHVSDRLGRVRTFQIGYAFLALWAVPMWFLIDTGDIVWYFVALFVMTFGLGLSYGPQASLYAEMFPANVRYSGVSIGYALGAILGGAFAPMIAEALMSSTGQSWTIGVYIALAALISLVGVSLVKEPKGIDLHA; this is encoded by the coding sequence ATGACGTCAACCGTCCCCGAAGAAGCCCAGCGCACCGGCCGCATGCCGGCCGAGGAGCGCAAGGTCCTCGCCGGCACGCTCGTCGGCACCTCGATCGAGTGGTACGACTTCTTCATCTACGCGCAGGCGGCCGGCCTGGTGCTCGCCCCGCTCTTCCTCGCCCCCGTCGCGGAGACGAGCCCGGGCCTCGCCCAGGTGCTCGCCTTCGCGACGATCGGCATCTCGTTCCTCTTCCGGCCGCTCGGCGCGATCGTGGCCGGCTACCTCGGCGACCGGCTCGGCCGCAAGAAGATGCTCGTCTTCACGCTCGTGCTGATGGGCCTGTCGACCGCGCTCATCGGGCTCCTGCCGACGTATGCCGCGATCGGCATCGCCGCCCCGATCCTGCTGATCCTGCTCCGCATCCTGCAGGGCTTCTCCGCGGGCGGCGAGTGGGGTGGCGCGGCGCTCATGGCGGTCGAGCACGCCCCGACCTCGCGCCGCGGCTACTTCGGCGCGTTCCCGCAGATCGGCGTGCCCGTCGGCATGATCCTGGCCACGTCGACGCTCTTCGTGATCACGTCGCTGCTCACCCCCGAGCAGTTCACGACGTGGGGCTGGCGCATCCCGTTCCTGCTGTCGATCGTCCTGATCGCCGTCGGCTACGTCATCCGCCGCGCGGTCGAGGAGAGCCCGATCTTCCAGGACCTGCAGCGCCGCAAGAAGGAGTCGGCGACGCCGCTGCGCCAGCTGTTCCGCCACAACACGAAGTCCGTCATCCTCACCGCCGTCATCTTCATCGGCAACAACGCCGCCGGCTACCTGCTGATCGCGTTCTTCGCCACCTACGCGGTGACGGTGCTCGGCATGGACCGACCGACCGTCCTCCTCGCCACCACGCTCGCGTCGTTCGGCTGGCTGGTCTTCACCCTGTGGGGCGGCCATGTCTCCGACCGCCTCGGGCGCGTGCGCACCTTCCAGATCGGCTACGCGTTCCTCGCACTGTGGGCCGTGCCCATGTGGTTCCTCATCGACACCGGCGACATCGTCTGGTACTTCGTCGCGCTGTTCGTGATGACGTTCGGCCTCGGCCTCTCCTACGGACCGCAGGCGTCCCTATACGCCGAGATGTTCCCGGCGAACGTCCGCTACTCGGGCGTCTCGATCGGCTACGCGCTGGGCGCCATCCTCGGCGGCGCGTTCGCCCCGATGATCGCCGAGGCGCTCATGAGCTCGACCGGCCAGTCGTGGACGATCGGCGTCTACATCGCGCTGGCGGCCCTGATCTCGCTCGTCGGCGTCTCCCTCGTGAAGGAGCCGAAGGGCATCGACCTGCACGCCTAG
- a CDS encoding RNA polymerase sigma factor, whose translation MIDARTAITRAHHEEWARVVASLAKRFGDLDLAEESSAEAFATAVERWPADGVPPNPGAWLTTTANRKAIDRIRREHKRADKHREALMLTDHDPPEPLGVIDDDRLRLVFTCCHPALAMEARIALTLRLVGGLTVPQIAEGFLVQERTMAQRLTRAKGKIAAAGIPYRVPSARDLPARITGVLAVLFLVFNEGYLATGPDTDPVRADLTAEAIRLTRLIRELLPDDGEVVGLLALMLLTEARRPARLSAAGELVPLAEQDRRLWDAALIEEGHRLVRERLDSGAAPGRYQLLAAINAVHTDACDARDTDWSQVVALYDQLQRLDASPIVALNRAIAVGELEGPDVALRAVDRVADALDGYHAFHATRAELLRRLGRRAEARTAYDRAIALAGNTAERAHLSRRRDELGSSGRE comes from the coding sequence CTGATCGACGCCCGAACGGCGATCACCCGGGCGCACCACGAGGAGTGGGCCCGGGTGGTCGCCTCACTCGCCAAGCGCTTCGGCGACCTCGACCTCGCCGAGGAGTCGTCGGCCGAGGCGTTCGCGACCGCCGTCGAGCGGTGGCCGGCCGACGGCGTGCCGCCGAACCCCGGCGCGTGGCTCACCACGACCGCCAATCGCAAGGCGATCGATCGGATCCGGCGCGAGCACAAGCGTGCCGACAAGCACCGGGAGGCACTGATGCTGACCGACCACGACCCGCCCGAACCGCTCGGCGTCATCGATGACGACCGGCTCCGGTTGGTCTTCACGTGCTGCCACCCGGCCCTGGCGATGGAGGCACGGATCGCGCTGACGCTCCGCCTGGTCGGCGGCCTCACCGTGCCGCAGATCGCCGAGGGATTCCTCGTGCAGGAGCGCACCATGGCGCAGCGCCTCACCCGGGCCAAGGGCAAGATCGCCGCCGCCGGCATCCCCTACCGGGTGCCGTCGGCACGGGATCTCCCAGCGCGCATCACCGGCGTGCTCGCCGTGCTGTTCCTCGTCTTCAACGAGGGATACCTCGCGACCGGCCCCGACACCGACCCGGTGCGTGCCGACCTGACGGCCGAGGCGATCCGGCTGACGCGGCTGATCCGTGAACTGCTCCCCGACGACGGCGAGGTGGTCGGCCTGCTGGCGCTGATGCTGCTGACGGAGGCACGCCGCCCGGCTCGCCTCTCTGCCGCAGGCGAACTCGTGCCGCTTGCGGAGCAGGACCGCCGGCTGTGGGATGCCGCGCTGATCGAGGAGGGGCACCGGCTGGTGCGCGAGCGCCTGGATTCGGGCGCGGCTCCCGGTCGCTACCAGCTGCTGGCGGCGATCAACGCGGTGCACACCGATGCCTGCGACGCCCGCGACACCGACTGGTCGCAGGTCGTCGCCCTGTACGACCAGCTGCAGCGACTGGATGCCTCGCCGATCGTCGCCCTCAACCGTGCCATCGCGGTCGGCGAGCTCGAGGGGCCGGATGTCGCGTTGAGGGCCGTCGACCGGGTGGCAGACGCGCTCGACGGCTATCACGCGTTCCACGCCACGCGTGCGGAGCTCCTGCGCCGGCTCGGGCGTCGAGCGGAGGCGCGCACCGCCTACGACCGGGCGATCGCGCTCGCCGGCAACACCGCCGAACGGGCCCACCTGTCACGCCGACGCGACGAACTGGGGTCGTCCGGTCGAGAATGA
- a CDS encoding oxygenase MpaB family protein, with amino-acid sequence MDHGGTAPRWKPVRSRRAKGPAWTRSLAEGDDAGFFGPGSAVWAVNGALPTLVAGIRALLLQTLHPGAMAGVHDHSRYGEDPLGRLDGTVRWVAMTTFGDRRAATAASARVSRLHERVTGTYVDARGAEREYSANDEDLLRWVHDAFTEAFIGAHRIWGRPVPGGLDAYVREWAQAGRLMGVTDPPTSVAQLHAELTAFLADAKPDERVAAAVRFIRRPGLPGLTGRLYPVLFGGAVASLDPRYRELLGLRRPWWPAITLTRVFLVIGTRVLGRMSPSEQNARARIARLERRTTT; translated from the coding sequence ATGGACCACGGTGGGACCGCGCCGCGCTGGAAGCCCGTGCGCAGCCGCCGCGCGAAGGGGCCGGCGTGGACCCGCTCACTCGCTGAGGGCGACGACGCCGGGTTCTTCGGGCCGGGCAGCGCCGTCTGGGCCGTGAACGGCGCGCTGCCGACCCTCGTCGCCGGCATCCGCGCCCTGCTGCTGCAGACGCTGCATCCGGGGGCGATGGCCGGCGTCCATGACCACTCGCGTTACGGCGAGGACCCGCTCGGACGACTCGACGGCACCGTGCGGTGGGTCGCCATGACGACCTTCGGCGACCGGCGAGCGGCGACCGCGGCATCCGCTCGGGTGAGCAGGCTGCACGAACGCGTGACCGGCACGTACGTCGACGCTCGAGGGGCGGAGCGCGAGTACTCGGCCAACGACGAGGATCTGCTGCGCTGGGTGCATGACGCCTTCACGGAGGCGTTCATCGGCGCGCACCGCATCTGGGGGCGGCCGGTGCCCGGCGGGCTCGACGCCTACGTGCGCGAGTGGGCGCAGGCAGGCCGGCTCATGGGCGTGACCGACCCGCCCACGAGCGTGGCGCAGCTGCACGCCGAGCTCACGGCGTTCCTCGCCGACGCGAAACCCGACGAGCGGGTCGCCGCCGCGGTGCGATTCATCCGCCGGCCGGGCCTGCCCGGGCTCACCGGGCGGCTCTACCCGGTCCTCTTCGGCGGTGCCGTCGCCTCACTCGACCCGCGCTACCGCGAGCTGCTCGGCCTGCGCCGGCCGTGGTGGCCGGCAATCACGCTGACGCGGGTGTTCCTCGTCATCGGCACGCGGGTGCTGGGCCGGATGTCACCGAGCGAGCAGAACGCCAGGGCGCGCATCGCGCGGCTCGAGCGCCGAACCACGACGTGA